The genome window GTGACCGGGTCGCCGAGGTGCGCGACCCGGGTGTGCTGCGCGGGTCGTTCAGCGAGGACGGACGGTTCCTCGCGACCTTCGGCTCCGCCGACGAGATCAGGGTGTGGCGGCTCTCCGCCCCGGACGCCCCCGTCCTGCGCCATCCCCTCAACAACCAGAACGTGCACGGCCGCCTCGCCTGGGACCCGGGCGCCCCCCTCCTGCGCTACACGGAGGGCAGCACCGCCCACACCCTCGACCTGACGGCCACCGTCACCGCCGCCTGGCGCGACCGGCCCCTGGCCGGCGTCCTGATCAGCCCCGACGGCCGGGTCTACGCCACCGCCGAACGCACCGGCACCGGCCTCGCCTTCGCACTCCGCGCCACCGGCGACGGCCGTCTCGTCCGCACCCTGCCCACGCCGCCCCGGCCCGCCCCGGTGGACCATGTGTCGCCCCCGCCGCTCGCCCCGGGGGACGTCGTCCCGCGGATGGCGTTCAGCCCCGACGGCAGCCGGTTCGTGTACGGGGTCACCGCGCCCGGCAGACGGTCCGCACCGCAGCGGTTCACCGTCTGGAACCTGGACCGGGACCGCTGGCAGAGCGCGCTGGACCTGGGGCGGACCCAGTCCGGCACGGCGGTGACGGCCCTGGCCCTGAACCGCGACGGCAGCACCCTCTTCACCACCCGGACCCCGGCCGCCGGCGAACAGAGCAACGAGCGGTGGAACACCGTGACCCGCCGCCGGGCCGCCTCCCTCACCGGACCGGACCTGGCCAGCTCACGTCTCGCGCTCAGCCCCCGCGCCGAACTCGTCGTCGGCGACAACCGCGTATCCCGTCGCGTCACCGAGCGCGGCGCCGCCCTGGACCTGGTCCAGGGCGACCACATCAGCGCGCTGGCGTTCAGCCCCGACGGGAGTCGGCTGGCGGCGGGCGACCGTACCGGCCGGGTAGCCCTGTGGGACGGGGAACTGCGCCGCCGGGCCGGTGTCCTGCGCAACGTCTTCCCGGCCCCGCTCGGCCGGACCGCGGAGGCGGTCACCGCGCTCGCCCTGAGCCCCGACGGCCACACCCTCGCCGTCGGCGGCGACGCCGGCACGGTCCAGCTCTGGGACACCACCACCCAACAGCCCCTCGGCGGCCCGCTGCCCTCCCCCGGCGAACCCATCGCCTCCCTCGCCTTCAGCCCCGACAGCGCCACCCTCTACGCCGCCGGCACCCACGTCCCCCTCCACCGCCACACCATCGTCCCCACCCGCACCCTCACCCACATCTGCGCCCGCGCCGGGAACGAGAACCTGACCCGGGCCGAGTGGTCCACGTACGTCCCGGACGCGCCGTACCGGAGGGTGTGCGACTGAGGGGTGCGTTCGGAGTCGGACACCGCTCGGCACAGAAACGTAACGGCACAGTCGTTCGAGTGAACGGCTCCGGATTCCCTCCGCGAGCTTCCGGCCTAAGCTGAGACGTCGTGCTGAGCGAACGGAGGTCTGTCATGACGACGGCGGAGCCGATCATCATGCCGGGATACCAGGGCGAGTACGTTTCCGGTCCCTACGACGATCCCGACGATCCCGATGGTGACGACGAGGGGCGCTTGCCCATGGGCGGCGCGAGTGTGCAGCAGGCCTTCGCCTTGTTCAGCGCGGCGGCCCCCGAGGGTTGGCGCGTGGAGCTGATCGAAGGGGAGATCTGTGTGACACCTCCGGCCAACGGGGAGCACGAGGAGATTGTGTCGGAGGTCAACCACCAGGTGGGCCGGAAAGCCGGCGACGCTTCCTTGCGCAACTACACCGGCATCGGCCTGGATGTTCCCGGCGCCTCCGAGACAGGTCATGTCATCCCCGACCTGGTCATCGCTCCCAAGGGGAGCTTCGGCGACCAGGGGGAGTGGCACGACCCGTCCGCCGCTCTCCTCGTCGCGGAGGTCACCTCGGACAGCACGGCCGTCAAGGACCGGGACAGGAAGATCCATGGCTACGCCCGGGCGAACATCCCCGTCTACCTCCTCATCGACCGCGAGGAGGGCCAGGTGATCGTGTACTCGGAGCCGTCCGGCGACGAGTACACCAAGGGCGCGCAGCACAAGATGGGCCTCGTCGTCCCCCTGCCCGCCCCCCTCGGCTTCGAGCTGGACACCGCCGAGTTCTGAGCCGGTGGCGATCTGAGTGGTTGAGCAGGCGACTTGAGCGTACTTGACGCGTCGCTCAACGTAAGACTCCGGTCTCTCAACGGCAAGAGTACGGAGGGGAGTTGGGGTAAAGCGGCCGGTGTAACCGGGGTTACTGGCATGCTTACGCCATGGCAGGTACGGCCGAGCGTGACGATCCCGAGGTCATCGGGCGCAGAGTGCAGCAACTGCGGACGGAACGGGGCCTCACACAGCGTCAGTTGGCGGAACCGGCGTACACCCCGGCGTACATCTCGACCCTGGAGGCCGGCCGGGTCCGCGCCTCCGAACCCGCCCTGCGGCACATCGCCGAACGCCTCGGCGTCGGCTACGAGGAACTGGCCACCGGCCGCCCCGCC of Streptomyces phaeolivaceus contains these proteins:
- a CDS encoding Uma2 family endonuclease, with the translated sequence MGGASVQQAFALFSAAAPEGWRVELIEGEICVTPPANGEHEEIVSEVNHQVGRKAGDASLRNYTGIGLDVPGASETGHVIPDLVIAPKGSFGDQGEWHDPSAALLVAEVTSDSTAVKDRDRKIHGYARANIPVYLLIDREEGQVIVYSEPSGDEYTKGAQHKMGLVVPLPAPLGFELDTAEF